One genomic segment of Virgibacillus doumboii includes these proteins:
- a CDS encoding DUF1538 domain-containing protein, with product MDNIKETILEVIYSILPITLVITALQFTIIWLPMETFIQFLIGVAFVGLGLVLFLLGVNVGLLPVGELIGSALSKTKKLWVIVFFGFLLGLVVTIAEPDVRVLSTQVDTVSGGAIPKSVLILAVALGVGIFVGLAMLRIIFNFSIVYLLAGGYALIFLLAAFTPAHFVPISFDSGGVTTGPLTVPFIMALGVGVATVIRGKTASSDGFGLIGLASIGPIISVLILGVIYG from the coding sequence ATGGACAATATTAAAGAAACGATATTGGAAGTTATTTATTCTATTTTACCGATCACACTGGTCATAACCGCTTTACAATTCACCATTATCTGGCTGCCTATGGAAACATTTATCCAATTTCTGATTGGAGTTGCCTTTGTGGGACTTGGCCTTGTACTCTTTTTACTTGGGGTAAATGTCGGACTGTTGCCTGTTGGGGAATTGATTGGTTCCGCTTTATCCAAAACAAAAAAGCTTTGGGTCATTGTATTTTTCGGATTTCTGTTGGGACTGGTTGTCACCATTGCTGAACCCGATGTACGCGTGTTATCCACACAAGTCGATACAGTTTCCGGCGGCGCAATTCCAAAGAGCGTTCTGATTCTCGCTGTTGCACTTGGAGTTGGTATTTTCGTGGGACTTGCCATGCTGCGTATTATCTTTAACTTCAGCATTGTCTATTTATTGGCCGGCGGATATGCACTTATCTTTTTGTTAGCTGCATTTACACCCGCCCATTTTGTTCCAATCTCATTTGATTCCGGCGGTGTAACGACCGGACCGCTGACTGTACCATTTATCATGGCACTTGGGGTCGGTGTGGCCACCGTGATACGTGGTAAAACAGCTTCAAGTGATGGCTTTGGACTAATTGGACTGGCTTCGATTGGCCCGATTATATCCGTCCTGATTCTGGGGGTGATTTACGGATGA